In Nicotiana tabacum cultivar K326 chromosome 21, ASM71507v2, whole genome shotgun sequence, one DNA window encodes the following:
- the LOC107784063 gene encoding putative late blight resistance protein homolog R1A-4 has product MSKNLIYGNIDDYESSKESRLLENLVHLHQLETLSLCVESWHYSTVTIPSAKAFPPMLKKLKLLRTGLMWEDLNIIGELPTLEVLKLMLSACRGEEWQPTEGGFTRLKLLLIEGNHLKYWKAPADNFPVLERLVIRDCTELDEIPIEFADILSLQLIELQGCKLELEAFAARIQHEQEDIGNKPVDVRTSNTYLRYAFGYESYELDDCPY; this is encoded by the exons ATGTCAAAAAATTTAATCTATGGAAATATAGATGACTATGAAAGTTCTAAAGAATCTAGACTTTTGGAAAATCTTGTCCATCTACATCAACTTGAAACATTGAGTTTATGTGTCGAAAGTTGGCACTATTCAACAGTGACCATTCCAAGTGCAAAAGCTTTTCCACCAATGCTCAAGAAGTTAAAGTTGCTCCGAACTGGTCTAATGTGGGAGGACTTGAACATCATAGGTGAGCTGCCTACCCTTGAGGTGCTGAAGCTGATGTTAAGTGCTTGTCGTGGCGAAGAATGGCAACCAACAGAAGGGGGATTTACTCGGTTGAAGCTGTTGCTAATTGAGGGTAATCATCTTAAGTACTGGAAAGCCCCGGCTGACAATTTTCCTGTTCTTGAGCGCCTCGTGATTAGAGATTGTACTGAGTTGGACGAGATACCTATTGAGTTTGCAGATATCCTCTCACTACAACTAATTGAGTTGCAAGGCTGTAAGCTTGAACTCGAGGCTTTTGCTGCACGAATTCAACACGAACAAGAAGACATTGGAAACAAACCTGTGGATGTTCGTACCTCCAATACATACCTTCGAT ATGCTTTTGGTTATGAATCTTATGAACTTGATGATTGTCcatattga
- the LOC142175376 gene encoding uncharacterized protein LOC142175376, whose amino-acid sequence MKLNPKKCSFGVPSGKIAALGRFISRSSEKSVKFFSILKKQNQFEWTEECRQALKNLKAYLTNPPLLSKPRDGERLFVYLAVAEVVVSAVLVREDKGRLAKWAIELSEYDIIYQPRTAIKSQILADCVTDFNTKITPEVEKELQIFTGANPGTWIFFTDGSSNVKGVVLGIVLIPPSGESIRQAIKCYPITNNEAEYEAVIAGLELVRELSMEKIMIKSDPQLVVNQMQGTYTAREARMQQCLEKARELVMQFQSWKNVQIPREKMQKQTHWLTLLQLQKDWRNEIVNFLQYGIVPEGKKESQVLQQKVTRYCLIRDNLYRKMFGDPLERTTAKTTTGETPFSLVYGSEALIPVEIGKPSTIFTLATEESNDEELRTNLDLLEQRREAALIRMAAQKQIIERYYNRNAHLRYFKIGDFVLKKVFQSMKTTGAGKLNPNWEEGITGKGAYELETMDGKVLPSSWNVVHLKKYYF is encoded by the exons atgaaacttaacccAAAAAAGTGCTCTTTTGGCGTACCTTCAG GTAAGATTGCAgctttgggaagattcatttctagATCTTCAGAGAAAAGCGTTAAATTCTTTTCAATATTGAAGAAGCAAAATCAGTTTGAATGGACTGAGGAATGCCGACAAGCCCTCAAAAACTTGAAGGCATACTTAACAAATCCTCCCCTATTGTCTAAACCAAGGGATGGAGAAAGACTATTTGTATATCTTGCAGTTGCAGAAGTAGTTGTAAGTGCAGTTTTAGTAAGGGAGGACAAAG GCAGACTAGCCAAGTGGGcaatagaactaagtgaatatgatattatttATCAACCTAGAACAGCAataaagtctcaaattttagcagattgCGTCACAgattttaatacaaaaataacTCCTGAAGTAGAAAAGGAATTACAAATTTTTACTGGAGCTAATCCAGGTACGTGGATTTTTTTTACTGATGGCTCTTCAAATGTCAAAGGAGTCGTTTTAGGTATTGTCTTAATCCCGCCCTCAGGTGAGAGTATAAGACAAGCAATTAAATGTTACCCaattactaacaatgaagcagagtatgaagctgtaattgcaggtttggaaCTAGTACGAGAACTCTCCATGGAGAAAATCATGATTAAAAGTGACCCTCAACTGGTAGTCAATCAGATGCAGGGGACTTACACTGCTAGAGAGGCACGAATGCAACAATGCTTGGAAAAGGCACGAGAACTGGTCATGCAATTCCAATCATGGAAGAATGTGCAAATACCCAGGGaaaaaatgcagaagcagacgcATTGGCTAACCTTGCTTCAGTTACAGAA ggattggagaaacgagattGTTAATTTTTTGCAGTACGGGATCGTACCTGAAGGCAAGAAAGAATCTCAAGTGCTTCAACAAAAAGTTACTCGTTACTGCCTAATTCGAGATAATTTATATCGAAAAATGTTTGGTGATCCTTTAGAAAG AACCACAGCAAAAACAACCACGGGAGAAACTCCATTTTCGCTTGTGTATGGTTCAGAAGCTTTAATCCCAGTTGAAATAGGAAAACCAAGCACAATATTCACATTGGCAACGGAAGAGTCGAACGATGAGGAATTAAGAACAAACTTGGACTTACTCGAACAAAGAAGAGAAGCAGCTTTAATacggatggcagcacaaaagcaaatcatagaacgatactacaacaGAAATGCTCACCTCAGgtacttcaaaattggggacttcgttctTAAAAAGGTTTTCCAATCAATGAAAACAACCGGAGCAGGAAAGTTAAATCCAAATTGGGAAGAAGGTATCACTGGAAAAGGTGCCTACGAGTTAGAAACCATGGATGGCAAGGTTTTACCCTCGagttggaatgttgttcatttaaAGAAATACTATTTCTGA